The Setaria viridis chromosome 6, Setaria_viridis_v4.0, whole genome shotgun sequence genome includes the window ACGATCGCCACCAGTCTCCGCTGCGGATTCCAAATCTTCAGAGCCCCGTCCTCCAGCAGGATCTTGAACCGCTTCTCCTCCAGTTGGCCCAGGCTAATGATGTTTGCCGTCAGCCTGGGAATGTGGTAGACGTCCACCAGCTTCTGATGCTCGCCGGTCTTCCCCTTGAAGAGGACAGTACCGCGCCCCTCGATCACCACCGTGGAGCCATCGCCAAAACGCACGGAGCCACGAATGCTGCCGTCGAGATCCGCGAAGGCTGACCGGGCACCAGTCATGTGATTGGTGGCGCCCGAGTCGAGGATCCATCTTGTGGTGGCTCCGTCGCTCCTCTCGCCAAGCTGGACGAAGAGGTGGCTCTCGTCGAGGTGGATCGGCGATGGTGTCGCCGTCGCACCGGCCGGAGCCGATAGGGACGGAGTGGCGTTGACCTCCTCGACGGCCGTCGCCAACAGAAGAGTAtgggcctcctcttcctcttcagcCTGGGCCAGATGGGCTGAATCCCGCCGGCGCTTCGGGCACTCCTTGGCCCAGTGACCGCAAACGCCGCAGTAGCGGCATTCATCCCGCACGACGTCGCGGCTGTTGCTGCGCGCTCCGCCGTTGCCCTTCTTTTCCCTGGGAGCCCCATCCCAGCCCTTCTGCCGGCCACCACGGCCAGTCTTGTCACGGCCGCCTCCGCGACCGCCTCCACGACCGCGTGGCTGTCCTCCCGACGAGCCGCTCGAGCTCCCCGCTCCCTTGTCGGAGTTGATCTGGAGGCGCTTGGACACCCGCGCCACGAGCTCGTCCTCGGTGAAGTTCAGCTGTGCAacgccagcaccgccgccggtgagctcaTACCTCTCCTCCGCAGCCTTGAGGCGCCCCACCAGATCCTCGAGGGGAATGTCCCCGAGCTCCAAGAGCGTCTCGATCGACATGGCGATCTGGTGGAACTGCTTGGGCACCGCCTGCAGGAAACGGCGCACCACCACCGTTTCGTCAAGGTCGTCGCCGAGGGTGCGCAACTGCTGTGCGATCTTGGTGATCCGCACCTGGAAGTCGCTGACCGACTCGCCGTCCTTGAAAGACAGGGAGTCGAACTCCTTGCGGAGTGTTTGCGCCTTCGCCTTGCgcacccgctcgacgccgaggTTCGCCGTCTTGATGTCCTCCCAAGCCGCCCGCGCGCTCGACTTGTTCGCCATGACCTCCACCATGTCCTCAGGGACCGCCTTGCAGATGGCCTCCAGCGCCATCTCGTCCTCGTCTTCATCCGCGTCGCAGAGGTTGACGGCGTCCCAGAGCTTGCGCGACTTGAGCATGACGCGCATCATAGCCGCCCACGCGCCATAGTTCGTCTTGGTGAGCATCGGCCACTTGGCGCTGCCGATGTCCTTGAGGCGACGCTCCACCGTGCGCTCGATGATGATCGTGCCGTCGCGGTACCGCGGGCGCGGCTGGCGCCGCGGTGGCGACGGtgacggccgccggcgccccacTGGCGTCCTCGACCTCCCGCCGAGGTTGGGCAGCGAAGACATGGCTTCCCCGGGTCGTAAccgctctgataccacttgttgCCTTCAAATCCCGGCACCCGTCGCCGGAGAAGATGAACAGCACCCCTTGGAACCTAGAACTCACACAAAACACTCAAGAACGCTAATGAACGCGAGTAACACAGTTCAGTTTTGGTGCCGAACGAACTGGCATTTTCTGGACTCCCAAACTCAATATAAAGATCCGAAATACAAGTAGATAGTGGCCCAAACTCACAACGACGCTGCGATCCCCTCGCCTCTGCATGAAACGCGCCATCCCACGTTTCAGAGACTTGGCCATCACCCCACCTAGTCCTACGACTCTGCTGAAAGAAAGGAGGGCCGGTGCATGAACACATGCATCAACGGCCTGTACAGACGCTCAAAGAATTTGAGTTCCTTTATTCTAGCTAACTAACACTGACCGAGCTTGTATTATCCAACAGATTCAAGAGTTGGCTACTACTGTGCGGAGACCCACAAGGCCACAATCAGATATATTTTGCTATTTGTTCATAGAGACGCGTCAGATATGTAGTATGTCGACGATCCTTTGTAAACATTGCCGCTGAAATCAATATTAATCGCTTAATCTATTCGAGCCATTGTCGTGTTCCTCTTGCTTGTTACTCCATGAGAAGTGCATTTTGAGATGCATTCAGTGAGACTTGCCATCTCTTGACTCTTGAGTATCTCAAATGTGACTATCATGAGATGCATTTTGCATAAGGCAGTGGGATTGTGGGAAGTGGCAGCGGTGGGGATTTATCATGCAATATCACGGAGTTGATATCAACTGAAgtgatagatttttttttctgaagtcgatttgtgctgctgctgcaatcaGCATTTGTTGTTTTTTCCTGAAGTCGATTTGTGCTGTTGCTGCAATCAGTTAATCGTCTGTGCAATATTGCTGTTACCTGATCCAGTTCGATCAATTCCATGGTAGCAAAAAGATCAGTTAATCGAGCAGAGGAGGAAGGCTACGAGGTCGTCTTCAACGGCAACTGGCCGCCCGGGAACCCCTACGCCAACGTCCACGTCGCGCGCGGCCACTTCAGGACGATCgagccctcgccgtcgccgacgactCCGGCGTCGTCCCTGCCTCCGTCCGGCGCCCCCAGCTCGtgcgcctccgtcgccgccactGCGCCTAGGCCGACCACGGCGGGCAAGAGCGTGCGCCTCATCCGCAGCCTCTTGCCGGAGATGGACTTGCCAGGCTGTCAGGGATACTAGCTGCCGCTGTTTCATTCATGGACAGTCTATGTTTTTATTTGGATTAGTTCATGAACATTGTGTCAACTCTCAGGTGCTACGTGCTGTGTTATGGGCAGAAGACAATGCGAGCATTGTTTGTGCAAATATGCAAATATGTATCGACAGATATAATCTCGTTCGTTTGGTGTTTCGTATTTTGCAGTGATTCTTTTGTAAACGTTCTGAGGCTGGGATCAGATACAATTGCTTTGTTCTAGAGATTTACATGCTCTACTTGTTACGCGAGATTTTACAAATGATGCGCCTTTGATGACTAGGAGTTGGCGTGGAAACTGGAAAGTGCAACAGATAAAATTATTACTATACCATACTAACATGTCGTTGTGACATATATAAGGGCCTGAGCCCATAACAGTCCAATTCTTGCAGAGAACATCCTCTTTCTCATGTCAGCCGGTCTGCAGCATAGCCCTCCTTGAGATTTCGCAGCGATTCACGGATGTAGTCGTCGCCTTGGTTCGAGTACTTCAGGCATACAAGCCGCTGCGCGACCTGGTACGCCATCCGAAAAGACTGGAACTCCTCGCAGTTGGCATCCATCCTTGTCATTTCCTGCAAAAGGGCAAATACAAAAAATTTACCAGGTCAATAGGAGTCCAGAGATCACCACCCCCCAGGTGAAGGAAACAGGCAATATTGGTAAATTTTGTGCAAATGTGAGATGGAAATGGGTGCCATAGAAATATGACACATAGGGTGAAGTATTGATTTTGAGCAGTTGGCTACATCCTATAATAGCAATAGCATAACCCCAAAAGATGATGCCGTAGCCTTGTTATAGGAATAAGTAGGCACCAGGTTACCTGCTCTGTGATCTGTGAAGTGATGCTCGTCGCGGTGTCAATCACTGAAACAGGGAGATCGGCCACCCTAGCCAGCAGAAGCTCATAGTGTGGTACCTCTCTGACGCCATCCTTCAGGCGGAACTGATGCAATGGTTGATACAGTGTTAATGTTACAGACATGAACAACAAAATTCCTGAAATTATCAGTGTTGGGTACAGACCTTGAAATCCAAGCGATCATTTCTCAAGTCGACTTCGAAATGGAGGATATTCACATTTGGATACATCATTGCAAGTTCTGACAAGCTCTCCATGTGTGTGGCAAAAACAGTGTATCTGCATGTACGACATTACTAAGGAAGCATAATACCCTACCTCACTTTCTACCAAATAATGGTATTATTTTCGTAATTAAATAAAACATCTACTTACAACTTTGAGTCCATCACAGAAAAACTGCATCATGGATTCTGAATTTGTGATGCAGAGGACCAACATTATGGAAAAACAACATGACCATTAGCATCAGGCATTAGCGCTGCGACAGTGGCGGTGGCCGGGCACCTAGGCAGGCGGTGGGCACCGGGCACGGGCTTGCCGCGCGCAGCGGGTGGCGAGTTCCAGGCAGTAGGGACGTGCCTCCTTAGG containing:
- the LOC140223175 gene encoding uncharacterized protein, with protein sequence MSSLPNLGGRSRTPVGRRRPSPSPPRRQPRPRYRDGTIIIERTVERRLKDIGSAKWPMLTKTNYGAWAAMMRVMLKSRKLWDAVNLCDADEDEDEMALEAICKAVPEDMVEVMANKSSARAAWEDIKTANLGVERVRKAKAQTLRKEFDSLSFKDGESVSDFQVRITKIAQQLRTLGDDLDETVVVRRFLQAVPKQFHQIAMSIETLLELGDIPLEDLVGRLKAAEERYELTGGGAGVAQLNFTEDELVARVSKRLQINSDKGAGSSSGSSGGQPRGRGGGRGGGRDKTGRGGRQKGWDGAPREKKGNGGARSNSRDVVRDECRYCGVCGHWAKECPKRRRDSAHLAQAEEEEEAHTLLLATAVEEVNATPSLSAPAGATATPSPIHLDESHLFVQLGERSDGATTRWILDSGATNHMTGARSAFADLDGSIRGSVRFGDGSTVVIEGRGTVLFKGKTGEHQKLVDVYHIPRLTANIISLGQLEEKRFKILLEDGALKIWNPQRRLVAIVQRAANRLYILNTNVDKPVCLAAHAE